The following coding sequences lie in one Mucilaginibacter sp. KACC 22773 genomic window:
- a CDS encoding efflux RND transporter periplasmic adaptor subunit, with translation MKTKLTLAGAMIAAIWISGCSGKKEQKNGPDTLAVNVFNLSADSLSTSDRIVYDGTLEAEKTIDLSFQVSGTILSFPVLTGDYVKKGQLVGVIDETVYRNQYNAQLAQAKLAEENYTRINDVFKKGSVAEIKMLEAKSNYEQATSAARATYQNIAHTHLYAPASGYIGEKKAEAGAVANPGQPVLQLLDTHSVKVLVAVPESEINHYKAGTPAMVKIDALGNQSLQGKVSEVGVLALSGSANYNLKISLANNDLKLRPGMLCKVVFNKTTGNVASSNDVKEVIVPVQSVQVDEKGASFLYVMSAAHKAVRKAITTGQLYSNGIAIRSGLAGNEQVITSGYQKLADQTPVIVNK, from the coding sequence ATGAAAACCAAACTTACACTTGCGGGAGCAATGATAGCCGCTATCTGGATTTCCGGCTGCTCAGGCAAAAAAGAGCAAAAGAACGGCCCGGATACCTTAGCGGTAAACGTATTTAATCTAAGTGCAGATTCCCTCTCAACCAGTGACCGGATCGTTTACGATGGCACGCTTGAAGCCGAAAAGACAATTGATTTAAGCTTCCAGGTTTCAGGAACCATCCTGTCTTTCCCGGTACTAACCGGCGATTATGTAAAAAAAGGACAACTGGTAGGTGTAATAGATGAAACAGTATACCGTAACCAATATAACGCACAGCTGGCGCAGGCTAAACTTGCCGAAGAAAATTATACCCGCATCAACGATGTATTTAAAAAAGGCAGTGTTGCCGAAATAAAAATGCTGGAGGCCAAATCAAATTATGAACAGGCAACCTCTGCTGCCCGGGCAACTTACCAGAATATAGCCCACACCCATCTTTATGCACCGGCAAGCGGGTATATTGGTGAAAAAAAAGCCGAAGCAGGAGCTGTTGCTAACCCCGGGCAGCCTGTTTTGCAGCTGCTGGATACCCATTCGGTGAAAGTGCTGGTTGCAGTGCCCGAGAGTGAAATCAATCACTATAAAGCCGGAACGCCGGCTATGGTAAAAATCGATGCGTTGGGGAATCAGTCTTTGCAGGGCAAGGTATCCGAAGTTGGCGTTTTAGCGCTTAGCGGCAGTGCCAATTATAACCTTAAAATATCGCTGGCCAATAATGATTTAAAGTTAAGGCCCGGCATGCTTTGTAAAGTGGTGTTTAACAAAACCACCGGTAATGTCGCCTCATCCAATGATGTTAAAGAAGTTATTGTTCCGGTGCAATCCGTCCAGGTGGATGAAAAAGGGGCCAGCTTTCTCTATGTAATGAGCGCAGCACATAAGGCAGTGCGGAAAGCAATAACCACCGGCCAGCTTTACAGTAATGGCATCGCCATCCGTTCAGGTCTCGCCGGAAATGAGCAGGTGATCACCTCCGGGTATCAGAAGCTTGCTGATCAAACCCCTGTCATCGTCAATAAATAA
- a CDS encoding TetR/AcrR family transcriptional regulator codes for MKADQNDSIREEIIAAADTVFQRYGFVRVSMQDISNECKKGRSTLYHYFKNKTELLAALCHKMFSQCLEESKATISKRRSFSANLESFNEVKIKRLRELVLKYKLVIEDMRQEPSLLIMQSRIMSEEEILAVKLMIKWAMENKEIAELNEEDSQFLAETLQTVFKSFDQEIILFGRFPQFESKITWLAQIIHKGLM; via the coding sequence ATGAAAGCAGATCAAAACGACAGCATAAGGGAAGAGATCATCGCGGCGGCCGATACGGTATTTCAGCGTTACGGCTTTGTAAGGGTATCTATGCAGGATATATCAAATGAATGCAAGAAAGGCCGAAGCACGCTTTATCATTATTTTAAGAATAAAACGGAATTGCTCGCCGCCCTATGTCACAAAATGTTTTCCCAATGCCTGGAGGAAAGTAAAGCCACGATAAGCAAACGGCGTTCTTTTTCAGCTAATTTAGAATCATTTAACGAGGTAAAAATCAAACGCCTGCGCGAACTGGTTTTAAAATACAAGTTGGTTATAGAAGACATGAGGCAGGAGCCCTCTCTGCTGATCATGCAGTCCCGCATTATGTCTGAAGAAGAGATTTTAGCCGTGAAACTCATGATCAAATGGGCTATGGAAAATAAGGAAATAGCTGAACTAAACGAGGAAGACAGCCAGTTTCTGGCAGAGACCCTACAAACGGTTTTCAAGAGCTTTGATCAGGAAATCATTCTTTTCGGCAGGTTTCCGCAATTTGAAAGCAAAATAACCTGGCTGGCTCAAATAATACATAAAGGCCTAATGTAA
- a CDS encoding ABC transporter ATP-binding protein yields the protein MIETPVLQAIAVNKYFTDPVRFRVLNDVSFSIEKGSFVSVTGKSGCGKSTLLYILSTMDTDYEGEVLLDNEPLHQKNATELANVRNQKIGFVFQFHYLIEEFNVLKNVMLPAMKLGKYAYEEIEQKAMQHLKTLGIADQALKKANQLSGGQKQRVAIARALINDPLIVMADEPTGNLDKKNTDIVFDIFKEICMTNKQTILVVTHDPDFANRADRIIQMEDGEIVS from the coding sequence ATGATAGAAACACCGGTTCTGCAGGCGATTGCTGTAAATAAATATTTTACAGACCCTGTTCGTTTTCGCGTTTTAAATGACGTCAGCTTTAGTATCGAAAAGGGAAGCTTTGTATCGGTTACGGGTAAATCTGGCTGTGGAAAATCAACTTTACTTTATATTCTTTCCACAATGGATACCGATTACGAGGGCGAGGTGTTGTTGGATAATGAGCCGCTGCACCAAAAAAATGCTACTGAATTGGCGAATGTCCGTAACCAAAAGATCGGATTTGTATTTCAATTTCATTACCTGATTGAAGAGTTTAATGTATTAAAAAATGTGATGTTGCCTGCTATGAAACTGGGTAAGTATGCTTATGAAGAGATAGAACAAAAGGCTATGCAGCATTTAAAAACATTAGGAATAGCAGATCAGGCGCTAAAAAAGGCCAATCAACTCAGTGGCGGACAGAAGCAACGTGTGGCCATTGCAAGGGCTCTTATCAACGATCCGTTAATTGTTATGGCTGATGAACCCACAGGAAACCTGGATAAAAAAAACACAGATATCGTTTTTGATATTTTTAAAGAAATTTGCATGACAAATAAACAAACCATCCTGGTGGTAACCCATGACCCTGACTTTGCTAACCGGGCTGATAGAATCATTCAGATGGAGGATGGGGAAATTGTGTCATAA
- a CDS encoding ABC transporter permease, whose product MKTGLLLTIALALLKARLKQSVVAAAGVTFGIAMFIALISFMTGLNKMLDSLVINRTPHIRLYNAIAPSKIQPVNMAAEFGAFRNFIQSVKPKDDGKQIYNAMRIIKAIRADERVIDVAPKISTSVFFNSGTIQISGIVDGIDADLEQKLFNLNDNVIEGNISDLSVVSNSIIIGKGLADKLILNIGDMVRVTTADGEMSMLKIIGVVQFGIAEVDDVQSFTSVQTAQKLQGKAAGYITDIQVKLKNIAFAPAVSKEYARLFGVNAIDIQTANAQFETGTSVRNTIAYSVSVALLIVAGFGIYNILNMLIYEKMDTIAILKATGFSGKDVKAIFIQLSMTLGVVGGVFGVLLGYCMSLIISHIPFKTTALPTIKTYPVNFELIYYVIGVGFALITTYFAGLLPARKAAKIDPVGIIRGK is encoded by the coding sequence ATGAAAACAGGTTTACTTCTGACTATTGCATTGGCATTGTTAAAAGCACGGTTAAAACAATCGGTTGTGGCTGCTGCCGGCGTTACCTTCGGCATTGCTATGTTTATAGCCCTTATTAGTTTTATGACCGGATTAAATAAAATGTTAGACAGTTTGGTTATTAACCGCACTCCGCACATCAGGCTATACAATGCAATTGCACCGTCAAAAATACAACCGGTTAATATGGCTGCCGAATTTGGGGCGTTCAGGAACTTTATTCAATCGGTAAAGCCGAAAGACGACGGAAAACAAATTTATAACGCGATGCGCATAATTAAAGCCATCCGTGCGGATGAGCGTGTTATTGATGTTGCACCTAAAATAAGTACTTCTGTTTTTTTTAACAGCGGGACTATTCAGATATCGGGTATTGTTGACGGGATAGATGCTGACCTGGAGCAGAAGCTATTTAATTTAAACGACAACGTTATCGAAGGTAATATCAGTGATCTTAGCGTTGTCAGCAACAGTATAATCATTGGAAAAGGGCTTGCAGACAAATTGATCTTGAACATAGGCGACATGGTAAGGGTTACAACTGCCGACGGTGAAATGTCGATGCTGAAAATAATAGGAGTAGTTCAGTTCGGAATAGCCGAAGTAGATGATGTGCAAAGTTTCACCTCGGTACAAACCGCTCAAAAACTGCAGGGTAAAGCAGCCGGCTACATTACCGATATACAAGTCAAATTAAAAAATATAGCATTTGCTCCAGCCGTTTCAAAAGAATACGCCAGGTTATTTGGCGTAAATGCTATTGATATACAAACAGCAAATGCCCAGTTTGAAACAGGTACCAGTGTACGGAACACCATCGCTTATAGCGTAAGCGTCGCTTTGTTAATTGTTGCCGGTTTTGGAATATATAATATTTTGAACATGCTGATCTATGAAAAAATGGATACCATCGCCATTTTAAAAGCCACCGGGTTTTCGGGAAAGGATGTTAAAGCAATTTTTATCCAATTATCAATGACACTTGGTGTTGTGGGCGGTGTTTTTGGTGTATTATTAGGTTATTGCATGTCGCTTATTATCAGTCATATTCCGTTCAAAACCACGGCTTTGCCTACCATCAAAACGTATCCTGTAAATTTTGAGCTTATATATTACGTTATTGGCGTAGGCTTTGCCCTTATTACCACTTACTTTGCCGGCTTGTTACCGGCCCGCAAAGCGGCAAAAATTGATCCTGTTGGCATAATAAGAGGAAAATGA
- a CDS encoding efflux RND transporter periplasmic adaptor subunit: MKQTIYYILLFFLISSCSDPQDHTKAAISDITVSLYASANVKAKDQYTVVSTVPGIIAKVNVQPGDLVKQGDVLFILENKEATLNAENALQHLNFASSNDQKNSGQLQEALYAVQAAKEKYQLDSTFYYRQENLWKQNIGTRAELDQRDLAFRTSKINYASTVKSLEQLKKQLKNDLYLSKINYNISRKRQTDYLIKSEIDGKIFDVIQNKGELITSQTPLAVLGKPDLFYLEMNVDEHDITGVKLGQQVEITMNSYKGRLFQGRVSKIYPIMDQRSRTFKVEALFSNPPGKLYPNLTAEVNIIVRVAKNAILIPRNYLDKNNNVWLSGHTKKKVVTGVQDEKNIEILRGLDTLQTIYKPK; encoded by the coding sequence ATGAAGCAGACTATTTACTATATACTTCTGTTTTTCCTAATCAGTTCATGCTCGGATCCGCAAGATCATACTAAAGCGGCGATCAGTGATATTACCGTGTCTTTATATGCTTCAGCAAACGTAAAAGCAAAAGATCAGTACACCGTGGTATCAACTGTACCGGGCATTATCGCCAAAGTTAACGTACAACCTGGCGACCTGGTTAAACAGGGCGATGTCTTGTTTATATTAGAAAATAAAGAGGCTACATTAAATGCCGAAAATGCACTCCAGCACTTAAACTTCGCATCATCAAATGATCAAAAAAATTCCGGGCAGTTGCAGGAGGCTTTGTATGCTGTACAAGCCGCTAAAGAAAAATATCAGCTCGATTCCACTTTTTATTATCGGCAGGAGAATTTGTGGAAGCAAAATATTGGCACCAGGGCAGAATTGGATCAGCGCGATTTGGCATTTCGTACCTCAAAAATAAATTATGCTTCAACGGTTAAAAGTTTGGAGCAATTGAAAAAGCAGCTAAAAAATGATTTGTACCTATCCAAAATAAATTATAACATCAGCCGAAAGCGCCAAACAGACTATTTAATTAAAAGTGAAATTGACGGAAAAATATTTGACGTAATTCAAAATAAAGGTGAGCTGATCACATCACAGACACCATTGGCTGTTTTGGGAAAACCAGATTTGTTTTACTTAGAAATGAATGTTGATGAGCATGACATCACGGGGGTAAAATTAGGTCAGCAGGTAGAAATTACTATGAATAGTTATAAAGGTCGTTTATTTCAGGGACGGGTTAGTAAAATTTATCCTATTATGGACCAGCGTTCACGAACTTTTAAGGTGGAAGCTTTGTTTTCAAATCCTCCCGGGAAGCTGTACCCCAATTTAACCGCAGAGGTGAATATTATTGTAAGGGTAGCAAAAAACGCAATTCTAATTCCCAGGAATTATTTAGATAAGAATAATAACGTATGGTTGTCGGGGCATACTAAGAAGAAAGTGGTTACCGGGGTGCAAGATGAAAAAAACATCGAGATACTACGGGGCCTGGATACCTTGCAAACAATTTATAAACCCAAATAA
- a CDS encoding S1C family serine protease produces MKKFFLLLMGIFPAGLYAQTPAPIVDLSYAAAKALPAVVRVQAFLSDSLLSIHPDLINKMGIKTPRSGSGILANAASGVLVSTDGYIMTNAHVVAGVDSITVVLPDRRAYHAALIGTDDLADLALLKIAANDLPFLELGDPGLVRIGDPVLAVGNPLELSSTVTAGILSARFRSLDSQPDASLVNSYLQSDAASNEGMSGSALVDRSAKLIGINAAIISPTGAFAGYAFAIPSGIVKKAWRDLVSYGKVRHAYLDIACSDMDAENARRLRTKNISGVLIDSVQRGGAGERAGLRRDDILLGIDKQRLNNTAQLRELLAQRTPGEQALVVIERDGGELQLAAVLSPGNGGHTEVRSRVQKAWPVILTVHKH; encoded by the coding sequence ATGAAAAAGTTTTTCCTGCTTCTGATGGGGATATTTCCCGCCGGTTTGTATGCGCAGACACCCGCGCCGATTGTTGATTTGAGTTATGCGGCCGCCAAAGCGCTGCCTGCAGTTGTACGTGTGCAGGCTTTCTTGTCTGATAGTTTATTAAGTATCCATCCAGACCTTATAAACAAAATGGGGATCAAGACTCCCCGGTCTGGCAGCGGTATACTGGCAAATGCTGCCTCGGGCGTGCTGGTTAGTACTGACGGTTATATTATGACCAACGCGCATGTGGTTGCAGGAGTGGACAGTATAACCGTTGTTTTGCCTGACCGCAGGGCTTACCATGCAGCGTTGATTGGTACAGACGATCTTGCTGACCTTGCGCTATTAAAGATTGCGGCAAACGATTTGCCGTTCCTGGAGTTAGGTGACCCGGGGCTGGTTCGGATTGGCGACCCAGTGCTGGCGGTGGGAAATCCGCTTGAACTGAGTTCTACGGTTACCGCAGGGATCCTGAGCGCCCGTTTTAGAAGCCTGGACAGTCAACCCGACGCATCTTTGGTGAATTCTTACCTGCAATCGGATGCGGCCAGTAATGAAGGCATGAGCGGAAGCGCTTTGGTAGACCGTAGTGCTAAGCTGATCGGCATCAATGCTGCTATCATTTCTCCGACCGGTGCTTTTGCGGGTTATGCATTTGCCATTCCGTCCGGGATTGTAAAAAAAGCCTGGAGAGATCTGGTTAGTTACGGCAAGGTACGTCACGCTTACCTGGATATCGCTTGTAGTGATATGGATGCGGAAAACGCCAGACGTCTGCGCACCAAAAATATAAGCGGTGTTTTAATAGACAGCGTGCAAAGGGGAGGAGCTGGGGAGCGTGCCGGATTGCGAAGAGATGATATCCTGCTCGGGATTGACAAGCAGCGGCTTAATAATACTGCCCAGCTAAGAGAACTGCTGGCACAGCGAACGCCTGGTGAACAAGCGTTAGTTGTTATAGAAAGAGATGGCGGCGAATTGCAATTGGCGGCAGTGCTCTCTCCTGGAAATGGCGGGCACACAGAGGTTCGCAGCCGCGTGCAAAAAGCATGGCCGGTGATACTGACGGTTCACAAGCATTAA
- the mgtA gene encoding magnesium-translocating P-type ATPase produces the protein MENKADTKMKFWQFDTKMAYQQLSANPKGLSAREAAIRMRQYGPNTIRNNSKTSLFLLFLTQFKSPVTLLLIAAALLSAGLGDVTDTLIILAIVLISGFLGFWQEKGAADAVKELLKLVQLSCDVLRDGQLKTIPVEEVVPGDIVTLNAGDFIPGDSLLIESQDLFVDEAAFTGETFPVEKRCGAVAATAPMAKRSNALFMGSHVISGKAKALVIQTGVTTEFGKISAELMSRTPETDFEKGIRKFGYMLMELTLLLVIIIFAANVLLHKPVLDSFLFSLALAVGLTPQLLPAIISVNLAAGARRMARQQVIVKRLSSIENFGSMNILCTDKTGTITEGKVTLGDSLDYNGRHSDKVLQYAWLNAVMQQGFHNPIDEAICTANAGTVNNYSLLTEIPYDFIRKRLTVQVENDTCNMAVTKGAVQGILALCDQVETDDGKLADIREMETILNEQYGRLSEAGFRTLGVAYKPVDGTHIITKDDERGMIFLGFITLFDPPKEGIYETIRKLDTLGVRLKMITGDNELIAKSLALRIGIGQPKVLTGASIQRMSNLALGHHAPLTDIFAEVEPNQKERIIMVLKRAGHVVGFMGDGINDAPALHAADVGISVNTAVDVAKEAADIVLLSRDLNVLLEGVLEGRKTFANTMKYIFMATSANFGNMFSMAGASLFLPFLPLLPKQVLLTNLLTDFPEMAIATDRVDDINIQTPQRWDMQFIRRFMITFGLLSSVYDYLTFGVLLLIIHANEKTFQTGWFTESVISAILIVLIVRTRLPFFKSLPGKYLATATIVILVVILTLPLTPIAAWFGFVQLSFTFYGWMLLIIFCYMFSAELAKYWFYRGTFRLLKKTL, from the coding sequence ATGGAAAATAAAGCCGACACCAAAATGAAATTCTGGCAGTTTGATACGAAAATGGCTTATCAACAGTTATCTGCCAATCCCAAGGGCTTATCGGCTCGGGAAGCTGCTATCAGGATGCGGCAATATGGCCCCAACACAATCAGGAATAATTCAAAAACATCCCTTTTCCTATTATTTCTGACACAGTTTAAAAGCCCGGTCACACTGTTATTGATTGCAGCCGCTTTACTTTCTGCGGGTTTAGGTGATGTGACCGATACCTTAATTATTTTGGCCATTGTTCTTATTAGTGGTTTTTTAGGTTTTTGGCAGGAGAAAGGGGCGGCGGACGCTGTTAAGGAGTTATTAAAATTAGTGCAGTTGAGCTGTGATGTGCTGCGGGACGGTCAACTTAAAACCATTCCTGTGGAAGAAGTTGTCCCTGGTGATATAGTCACCTTAAACGCCGGAGATTTTATTCCAGGGGACAGTTTGCTGATAGAATCGCAGGACCTGTTTGTGGATGAAGCTGCATTTACAGGAGAAACCTTTCCGGTTGAAAAGCGTTGCGGCGCTGTTGCTGCCACCGCCCCTATGGCTAAAAGAAGTAACGCCTTGTTTATGGGATCTCACGTGATTAGCGGTAAGGCTAAAGCATTGGTCATCCAAACAGGCGTAACAACAGAATTCGGAAAAATATCCGCAGAACTAATGAGCAGAACGCCTGAAACCGATTTTGAAAAAGGGATAAGAAAATTCGGCTACATGTTAATGGAATTAACCCTGCTACTTGTTATTATCATATTCGCCGCCAACGTACTGCTTCATAAGCCTGTACTCGATTCTTTTTTATTTTCATTGGCATTGGCTGTAGGGCTTACGCCGCAATTGTTGCCAGCCATTATCAGTGTGAATTTAGCTGCCGGGGCAAGAAGAATGGCCCGACAGCAGGTAATAGTCAAACGCCTGTCTTCAATCGAGAATTTCGGAAGCATGAACATCTTATGCACCGATAAGACCGGGACTATTACAGAAGGAAAGGTAACCCTTGGAGACAGCCTCGATTACAATGGCAGGCATAGCGACAAGGTATTGCAGTATGCCTGGCTTAATGCGGTTATGCAGCAGGGTTTTCACAATCCCATTGACGAGGCAATCTGCACTGCAAATGCCGGAACGGTAAACAACTATAGCTTGCTGACGGAAATTCCGTATGATTTTATCAGAAAAAGACTGACGGTTCAGGTTGAAAATGACACCTGTAATATGGCAGTAACGAAAGGTGCTGTACAAGGTATTTTGGCCTTATGTGACCAGGTGGAGACGGACGACGGAAAACTGGCGGACATCCGGGAGATGGAAACGATACTTAATGAGCAATATGGCCGGTTAAGCGAAGCCGGTTTCAGGACGCTGGGTGTTGCCTACAAACCCGTTGACGGTACACATATTATTACAAAAGACGATGAGCGGGGCATGATCTTTTTAGGTTTTATTACGCTGTTTGATCCGCCCAAAGAGGGGATTTATGAAACAATTAGAAAGCTCGATACACTTGGAGTCAGGCTGAAAATGATTACCGGCGATAACGAGCTGATAGCGAAAAGCCTGGCGCTGCGGATTGGGATCGGGCAACCTAAAGTGCTCACGGGGGCTTCTATTCAAAGAATGAGCAATTTGGCGCTTGGCCACCATGCACCGCTAACAGATATATTTGCGGAAGTGGAGCCCAACCAGAAAGAAAGGATTATTATGGTTTTGAAGAGAGCCGGTCATGTAGTGGGCTTTATGGGAGATGGCATCAATGACGCCCCGGCGCTGCATGCTGCGGATGTAGGTATTTCTGTTAATACGGCCGTAGATGTGGCTAAAGAAGCCGCTGATATTGTATTGCTTAGCCGGGACCTGAACGTGTTGCTGGAAGGGGTACTGGAGGGGCGCAAAACGTTTGCCAATACAATGAAATACATTTTTATGGCCACCAGCGCCAATTTTGGCAATATGTTCAGTATGGCAGGCGCATCTTTGTTTTTGCCTTTTTTGCCGCTATTGCCAAAACAGGTACTGCTCACGAACCTGTTAACAGATTTTCCCGAGATGGCGATTGCGACTGATCGCGTAGACGACATCAATATCCAAACGCCGCAGCGATGGGATATGCAGTTTATACGGCGTTTCATGATCACTTTTGGCCTGTTAAGCTCGGTTTATGATTACCTGACCTTTGGTGTCTTATTACTCATCATCCATGCCAATGAAAAAACGTTTCAAACCGGTTGGTTCACCGAATCCGTGATTTCGGCGATTTTAATTGTACTGATTGTCCGCACACGCCTGCCGTTCTTTAAAAGCCTGCCCGGGAAGTATCTGGCAACAGCAACAATAGTTATCCTTGTGGTGATATTAACCTTGCCTTTAACGCCAATAGCTGCCTGGTTTGGCTTTGTTCAGTTGTCCTTCACATTTTATGGCTGGATGTTGTTGATTATCTTCTGCTATATGTTTAGCGCCGAACTCGCTAAATACTGGTTTTATAGGGGGACATTTCGTCTTTTGAAAAAAACGCTTTAA